GGCGCCACAGCCTTGCCGCCGCCCTTGATCCAGTCCTTCGCGGTCTGGATCAAATCCGCGGCCGGCACCACGGCGTCGACCAGCTTCCAGGCCTTGGCCTTGTCGAGCTTGATCTGGTCGCCCTTGAGCAGGATCGTCATCGCGTCCTGCGGCGAGACGATACGCGGAATCCGCTGGGTGCCGCCGCCGCCGGGGAACAGGCCGACCTTGATCTCGGGCAGGCCGAGCCGCGACTTCGGATTGTCGGCGGCGACGCGATAGTGGCAGGCCAGCGTCACTTCGAAGCCGCCGCCGAGCGCGAGGCCGTTGATCGCCGCGACCCACGGCTTGCCGCTGGTCTCGATGCTGCGCAGGATCTGCGACAGCTTGCGGCTCTCGTCGAACAGCATCTGCTGCGCGGCCTCCTCGCCCTTGTCCTTGCGGATCTGGGCGAACTGCCGGTTCATGGTTTCCAGCATCGACAGGTCGGCGCCGGCGCAGAACGCCTCCTTGGCGGAGGTGATCACCACGCCCTTGACCGCGGCGTCCTTGGTGGTCTGCTCGACGATCGCGCCGAGTTCCTCGATGGTCGCGGCGTCCAGCACGTTCATCGACTTGCCGGGCAGGTCCCAGGTCACCAGCGCAATGCCGTCGGCGTCGGTTTCGAGCTTGAAGATCTTGAAGGTCATTGATTAGCTCCTTCGATGCCAGCAGCCGTTGCGGCGCGGCGGTGTGGGTGTTTGTAGGGTGGGCAAAGGCGCGCCTCGCGCCGTGCCCACGTTCACGCAATGAATGCGATGGTGGGCACGCTTCGCTTTGCCCACCCTACGGCGTCAGACGCGTTCGATGATCGTCGCGGTGCCCATGCCGCCGCCGATGCACAGCGTCACCAGCGCGGTCGCCTTGCCGGTGCGCTCGAGCTCGTCGAGCACGGTGCCGAGGATCATCGCGCCGGTCGCGCCGAGCGGATGGCCGAGCGCGATCGCGCCGCCGGTCACGTTGATCTGGTCGTTGTCGATCTCGAACGCCTGCATGAAGCGCAGCACCACCGAGGCGAAAGCCTCGTTGAGCTCGAACAGGTCGATGTCGCTCTTCTTCATGCCGGAGCGCTCGAACAGCTTCTTGGTGACGTCGACCGGGCCGGTCAGCATCATCGCCGGCTCGGAGCCGATATTGGCGAAGGCGCGAATTTTTGCGCGCGGCTTGAGGCCGTGCTTGGCACCGGCTTCCTTGCTGCCGAGCAGCACCGCGCCGGCGCCATCGACGATGCCGGAAGAGTTGCCGGCATGATGGACGTAGTTGACCTTCTCGATCTCCGGATGCGACTGGATCGCCACCGCGTCGAAACCGCCCATCACCGCCATCGGCGCGAACGACGGCTGCAACTGCCCGAGCGACTGCATCGTCGTCGATGGCCGCATGTGCTCGTCCTTGGCCAGAATGGTCAGGCCGTTGATGTCCTTGACCGGCACGACCGATTTGGCGAAGCGGCCTTCTTCCCACGACTTCGCCGAGCGCTGCTGGCTCTGCACCGCATAAGCGTCGACGTCGTCCCGCGAGAAACCGTATTTGGTCGCGATCAAATCGGCCGAAATGCCCTGCGGCATGAAGTAGGACGGCACAGCCATCGACGGGTCCATCGGCCAGGCGCCGCCGGAGGCGCCGATGCCGATGCGGCTCATCGATTCCGCGCCGCCGCCGATCACCAGCTCGTGCTGGCCGCTCATGATCTGCGCCGCAGCGAAGTTCACCGCGTCGAGGCCCGAGGCACAGAAGCGGCTGATCTGGATGCCCGGCACGGCTTCGCCGAGGCCCGCGTTCATCGCCGCGAACCGCGCGATGTCCGAGCCGGCCTCACCGACCGGATCGACCACGCCGAGGATGACGTCGTCGACCACGTCCTGCTTCAGGTTGTTGCGTTCCTTCAGCGCTTTCAGCGGTACGGTGGCGAGCGCCAGCGCGGTCACCTCGTGCAAGGCGCCGTCGGCCTTGCCGCGGCCGCGAGGCGTGCGAACGTGATCGTAGATATAGGCTTCGGGCATCGGTTCTCTCCCGTATCGGTCCGTGCTCAGGATGCCGGACGAATTGAACAATCGCGTGTCATTTCGTCATTGCGAGGAGCGATAGCGACGAAGCAATCCAGTCTTTGGGTGCGGCTTCTGGATTGCTTCGCTTCGCTCGCAATGACGCTTGGGGCTTGCTCAGAACGCTTCCGCCGGCAATTCCATCACCGTACCGCTGCCGGCCTGGATTCGCGCGAGATGCAGCGCGGTGCCCGGCAGGGTTCGCTCGGCAAAAAACCGGCCGGTGACGAGCTTGGTGGTCAGATAGGGCGTGGCGCCGTCGGCGGCAATCTTGTCCTGTGCCACCTTGGCCATCTTCGCCCACATGTAGCCGCAGGCCACCAGGCCGAACAGCTGCATGTAATCGGTGGCGCCGGCGCCGGCATTGTCGGGCGCCGCCATCGCGTTCAGCATCAGCCAGGTGGTGGCCTGCTGCAGATGGCTGAGCGAGGTCGACAGCGGCGTGACGAACGGCTTCATCGCCTCGTCGCCGCCGTGCTCCTTGGCGAAGGCGCCGACCTCGGCGAAGAACGCCATCACCGCGCGGCCGCCGTCGCGCGGCAATTTGCGGCCGACGAGATCCAGCGCCTGAATGCCGTTGGCGCCCTCGTAGATCATCGCGATGCGGGCATCGCGGACGAACTGCTCCATGCCGTTGGCGGCGATGTAGCCGTGGCCGCCATAGACCTGCTGCGCCAGCACCGCGTTGGAGAAGCCGACGTCGGTCAGCACGCCCTTCAGAACCGGCGTCATCAGGCCGAGATGATCGTCGGCGATCTGCCGCTCCTTGGCGTCGTCGGAACGGTGCGCGACGTCGCTCTTCAGCGCCGTCCACATCACCAGCGCGCGCGCCGCCTCGTTGAAGGCGCGGATGGTGAGCAGCACGCGGCGCACGTCCGGATGCACGATGATCGGATCGGCCGGCTTGTCGGTCGCCTTCGGTCCCGACAGCGCACGGCCCTGCAGACGCTCGCGCGCATAGGCCACCGCGTTCTGATACGCGACCTCGGACTGCGCGAGGCCCTGCACGGCGACGCCGAGGCGAGCCTCGTTCATCATCACGAACATGCCCTGCATGCCCTTGTTTTCTTCGCCGATCAGCCAGCCGGTGGCATCGTCGTAGTTCATTGTGCAAGTGGCGTTGCCGTGGATGCCCATCTTGTGCTCGATCGAGCCGCACATCACGCCGTTGCGGGCGCCGAGCGAACCATCGGCATTGACCAGGATCTTCGGCACCACGAACAGCGACACGCCCTTGATCCCGGCGGGCGCGCCTTCGATCCGTGCCAGCACCAAATGGATGATGTTCTCTGACAGGTCGTGCTCGCCGGCGGAGATGAAGATCTTGGTGCCGGTGATCTTGTAGCTGCCGTCGGCCTGCTTCACCGCCTTGGTGCGCAGCAGTCCGAGATCGGTGCCGCATTGCGGCTCGGTCAGGTTCATGGTGCCGGTCCACTCGCCGGCGGTCATCTTCGGCAGATACAGCGCCTTCTGCTCGGCATTGCCGTGGACCAGCAGCGCCGCGGCGGCGCCCATGGTCAGGCCGTGATACATCGAGAACGCCATGTTGGCGGAGATCTGGAATTCGGCGACGGTCTGCGTCAGCGTCACCGGCAGGCCCTGGCCGCCGAATTCCGGCGGCGACGACAGGCCGAGCCAGCCGCCTTCGGCGATCTGCTTGTAGGCTTCCTTGAAGCCCTTCGGCGTCGTGACGCTGCCGTCGTCGTGGCGGACGCAGCCCTCGCGGTCGCCGACCGCATTCAGCGGCGCCAGCACCTGCTCGGAGAGCCGCGCCGCCTCGTTGATGATCGCGTCGCGCACGTCGGGTGCCGCGTCCGCGAAGCCGGGCAGGTTGTTGTACTTGTCGAAGTGAAACACGTTGTTCAGCAGGAAGCTGACATCTTCAACCGGAGCCTTGTAGATCGTCATGCGGTTCTCTCGATCGGGATTGTTGTGAGGTGTCCGCCATCCGAGTGATCTCGAACGGCGGCGAGGGAAATTCGGCCGGTCGCAGCGCCTTATTGTCGCGCCAGTTGCTCTCCCATCAGCCGATGCAGCAGGTTGATCGCTTTCAGTGGTCTTACCATGACCTTGAAACGGGTAATACGGCCATCCTCGGCGAAAGTGATGATGTCGACGCCGTTGAGCTTGATGCCGTCGATCACGTTCTCGAACTCGAGCACCGCGCCGTTGTCGCTGCGCCATTCGCCGACATAGCTGAAACCCGGGCCGCCCAGCACCTTCTCGGCGCTCGTGAGGTACTTGAACACGATGTCGCGCCCGGCCTGCGGCGTGTGAACGACCGGGCTCTCGAACACCGCGTCGGGATGCAGCAGCTCCCACAACGCCGCGGCGTCGTGGGATTTCATGAAGGCGTACCACTTGTCGAGCCCGGTCAAGGCCATCGGCGACGCTCCAGATCAACGAGACATAAATACAAAGGGAACGTGGGGTGAGGGAGGATGTTGCCGAACAGGCGGCGCCGCAACATCAATCGACACGCGCAGCTGACGCAGGCCGCGAAGCGGCCGTCAGGGGCATCCAGCGCTGGACCGAGATGGCATGCACGAGCGCTCCTCCACCAGGATGATCCCGGCAGCCGTAGGGGCCGCATTCTGTCGGATCATCTCCATACACCTATGAATGGCATGTAACGGCGCGGCTTGGACCTGTCAATACACTGGTGTATGGTCCGGCCATGGATTCAGATACCAAGGACCGGCTGACACGTTCGGACTGGCTCGCGCACGGGCTGCGGACGCTGGCCAGGCACGGGGCGAATGCCCTCAAGGTCGGCGATCTCGCGGCCGGGCTGGAGGTGTCGCGGGGCAGTTTCTACTGGCACTTCAGGGACGCCACCGATTTCCGCCTGCAACTCCTGCAGCTCTGGCAGGAGCGAGCGACCGACCAGGTGTTTCGCGACATCGACGCCGCCATCGTCGGGCCGGCGCGGCTGACGCATCTGATGAAGCTCGCCTTCAACGAGGACCGAAGCCTCGACCGGGCGATCCGCGAGCTTGCGGCGACCGATCCCACTGCGGCGGCGATGGTCGCCTCGGTGGATGCCCGGCGCATCGACTATCTGTCGAAGCTCATGATCGAGTCGGGCGTCGAAGGCCGGCGCGCGCTACCGCGGGCCGAATTTCTGTACTGGGCCTATATCGGTCAGACCGCGGTGCTGAACCCGGCCCACACCGTCGTGACGGAATCGGATATCGACGATTTGAGCGCCCTGTTCACCCGATAGCGAGCGAACACACCGGGCGACCGCGCGAAGGTGTGGCGGGCGGGTCGCGACCGGCAACTTTACGGCGCAACCGCCCAAATCCTTAACTCGGTATTTACCCTAACAGGAAAAAGTCGATGCCAGAGGCGGCCCTCCCGCATTGAATTCGGGTGTCTTTCGGCACGGACACGACGGGGAGGATTCGCGGGCGCCGCAGGCGCCGGTTCGGAAGCGGACAAGGGCATGAATCGCGTATCGTGGAGCGTCGAGGGCATCGAACCGTCAGTGCGCGAAAGGGCGGAGGCCGCCGCCCGGCGCGCTGGCATGTCGCTCGCCGACTGGATCGACGGTCAGCTCGGCGACAGCGCACCTCAGCCGCACCCGACGGCCGACACGACCCGGGAGTCGATCCGCGCCCCGCTGGCGGAAAAGAACGCGACCGAGGTCGCCGAAATTCACCAACGGCTGGATTCCATCGCCCGCCAGATCGACCAGATTTCACGCCCCCCGGTGCGCAGCGAGCCCGGCGTGGCGCGGCAGCTCAACGACGCGATTTCGCGACTCGACGCAAGGCTCGCCCGGATCACCGAACCCAAGGTCGCTACGGCGGCCCCCTCAGCCGTCGCGCCGACGCAGGCCGCGCCGCCCCGAGCCGCTGCCTCCGCCCCGCAATCGCCGACCGAACGCGTCGAGCACGCCGCGGCGCAGGTCTATCACGCCTCGCCGCCGCTCGATCCGAGTGCGCTCGATCGCGCGATCGCCGAGATCGCCGCGCGCCAGTCCGAGCTCGACGCCCCGGTGGAGCGGATGCCGCTGCGCCAGTCGCCGCCGATCGCGCCGGCGATGGCGCCGCCGCAGGCACGGCCGGGGCCCGACTTTTCCAGCCTCGAGCAACAGCTCCTCAAGATCACCAGCCAGATCGACGCGCTGCAGCGCCCCGACGTGATCGAGCAATCGATCGCGGCGTTCCGCGCCGATCTCGCCGATATCCGCCAGACCATCACCGAAGCATTGCCGCGCAAGGCGATCGAATCGCTCGAAAGCGAGATCAGATCGCTGTCGCAGCGGCTCGACGAGACCCGTGCCAACGGCAGCGACGCCGGCGTGATCGCCGGGATCGAACGCGCGCTCGGCGAAATCCGCGATGCCTTGCGCTCGCTGACGCCGGCCGAGCAGCTCGCCGGCTTCGACGAGGCGATCCGCAATCTCGGCGGCAAGATCGACATGATCGTGCGCAACAGCGACGATCCCGGCACGCTGCAACAGCTCGAGAATGCAATCGGCGCATTGCGCGGCATCGTCTCCAACGTCGCCTCCAACGAGGCGCTGGCGCAGCTCAGCGACAACGTTCACACGCTGGCCGACAAGGTCGATCAGCTCGCCCGCGCCGACAGCCACAGCGATTCCTTCGCGGCGCTGGAAAGCCGGATTTCGGCGCTGACCGCGGCGCTGGAGAACCGCGAACGGCCGATCGCCACCGAATCCACCGAGCAGCTCGAAGGCGCGGTGCGGGCGCTGTCGGAGCGGCTCGATCAGATGCCGGTCGGCAACGACGGCTCGTCGGCGTTCGCTCATCTCGAACAGCGTGTTTCCTACCTGCTCGAGCGGATGGAAGCCGCCGCCGTCCAACGCGGCAGCGGCGATCTCGGCCGGGTCGAGGAAGGGCTGCAGGACATCCTCCGGATGCTCGAGCGGCAGCAGGAGAGCTTCCACCGCATCGCCGATCTCGGTCGCGCGCCGGCCGCGCCGCCGTTCGACCCGGGCGTCGTCGAGTCGATCAAGCGCGAAATTTCCGACATCCGCCTGAGCCAGTCGCAAACCGGACGCCACACCCAGGATTCGCTGGAAGCGGTTCACAACACGCTCGGCCACGTCGTCGACCGGCTGGCGATGATCGAAGGCGATTTGCGCAAGGCGCGGTCCGCGCCGCAACCCGCGGCGGCGCGCGAACCCGCCCAGCCGCAGCAGCCGGTCGTCACGCCTCCGCCGGCGGCGCCGCAAATCTCGCTGCCGCCGCGCCCGGAGATGCCGAATCCCGCAGCCGCGACCGCGTTCGCGGCCGCTCCGCGGGAGTTCGCGCCGACGCGGCCCACGGAACAGCCCGAGCCGACGCCGGGACCGCGGGCGATCATGGATATTCTGGCGCCGCCCGTCAGCCGCCCCTCGGCCCCTGAGCCGCAGATCGCGCCGCAAAGGCTCGCCG
The DNA window shown above is from Rhodopseudomonas palustris HaA2 and carries:
- a CDS encoding acetyl-CoA C-acetyltransferase; this encodes MPEAYIYDHVRTPRGRGKADGALHEVTALALATVPLKALKERNNLKQDVVDDVILGVVDPVGEAGSDIARFAAMNAGLGEAVPGIQISRFCASGLDAVNFAAAQIMSGQHELVIGGGAESMSRIGIGASGGAWPMDPSMAVPSYFMPQGISADLIATKYGFSRDDVDAYAVQSQQRSAKSWEEGRFAKSVVPVKDINGLTILAKDEHMRPSTTMQSLGQLQPSFAPMAVMGGFDAVAIQSHPEIEKVNYVHHAGNSSGIVDGAGAVLLGSKEAGAKHGLKPRAKIRAFANIGSEPAMMLTGPVDVTKKLFERSGMKKSDIDLFELNEAFASVVLRFMQAFEIDNDQINVTGGAIALGHPLGATGAMILGTVLDELERTGKATALVTLCIGGGMGTATIIERV
- a CDS encoding acyl-CoA dehydrogenase C-terminal domain-containing protein, whose product is MTIYKAPVEDVSFLLNNVFHFDKYNNLPGFADAAPDVRDAIINEAARLSEQVLAPLNAVGDREGCVRHDDGSVTTPKGFKEAYKQIAEGGWLGLSSPPEFGGQGLPVTLTQTVAEFQISANMAFSMYHGLTMGAAAALLVHGNAEQKALYLPKMTAGEWTGTMNLTEPQCGTDLGLLRTKAVKQADGSYKITGTKIFISAGEHDLSENIIHLVLARIEGAPAGIKGVSLFVVPKILVNADGSLGARNGVMCGSIEHKMGIHGNATCTMNYDDATGWLIGEENKGMQGMFVMMNEARLGVAVQGLAQSEVAYQNAVAYARERLQGRALSGPKATDKPADPIIVHPDVRRVLLTIRAFNEAARALVMWTALKSDVAHRSDDAKERQIADDHLGLMTPVLKGVLTDVGFSNAVLAQQVYGGHGYIAANGMEQFVRDARIAMIYEGANGIQALDLVGRKLPRDGGRAVMAFFAEVGAFAKEHGGDEAMKPFVTPLSTSLSHLQQATTWLMLNAMAAPDNAGAGATDYMQLFGLVACGYMWAKMAKVAQDKIAADGATPYLTTKLVTGRFFAERTLPGTALHLARIQAGSGTVMELPAEAF
- a CDS encoding nuclear transport factor 2 family protein produces the protein MALTGLDKWYAFMKSHDAAALWELLHPDAVFESPVVHTPQAGRDIVFKYLTSAEKVLGGPGFSYVGEWRSDNGAVLEFENVIDGIKLNGVDIITFAEDGRITRFKVMVRPLKAINLLHRLMGEQLARQ
- a CDS encoding TetR/AcrR family transcriptional regulator, which produces MDSDTKDRLTRSDWLAHGLRTLARHGANALKVGDLAAGLEVSRGSFYWHFRDATDFRLQLLQLWQERATDQVFRDIDAAIVGPARLTHLMKLAFNEDRSLDRAIRELAATDPTAAAMVASVDARRIDYLSKLMIESGVEGRRALPRAEFLYWAYIGQTAVLNPAHTVVTESDIDDLSALFTR
- a CDS encoding tetratricopeptide repeat protein produces the protein MNRVSWSVEGIEPSVRERAEAAARRAGMSLADWIDGQLGDSAPQPHPTADTTRESIRAPLAEKNATEVAEIHQRLDSIARQIDQISRPPVRSEPGVARQLNDAISRLDARLARITEPKVATAAPSAVAPTQAAPPRAAASAPQSPTERVEHAAAQVYHASPPLDPSALDRAIAEIAARQSELDAPVERMPLRQSPPIAPAMAPPQARPGPDFSSLEQQLLKITSQIDALQRPDVIEQSIAAFRADLADIRQTITEALPRKAIESLESEIRSLSQRLDETRANGSDAGVIAGIERALGEIRDALRSLTPAEQLAGFDEAIRNLGGKIDMIVRNSDDPGTLQQLENAIGALRGIVSNVASNEALAQLSDNVHTLADKVDQLARADSHSDSFAALESRISALTAALENRERPIATESTEQLEGAVRALSERLDQMPVGNDGSSAFAHLEQRVSYLLERMEAAAVQRGSGDLGRVEEGLQDILRMLERQQESFHRIADLGRAPAAPPFDPGVVESIKREISDIRLSQSQTGRHTQDSLEAVHNTLGHVVDRLAMIEGDLRKARSAPQPAAAREPAQPQQPVVTPPPAAPQISLPPRPEMPNPAAATAFAAAPREFAPTRPTEQPEPTPGPRAIMDILAPPVSRPSAPEPQIAPQRLAADASLPPDHPLEPGTRPPGRVASPSERIAASESAISEFAGAKPEPASSSNFIAAARRAAQAAAAATTQSGDKPKGDGGKSGPAPGKPGSTIGSKIRSLLVGASVVVIVLGTFKMAMNLLDDGHPTPAASLSEPAPQDLMPQSGDEEIEPPAANPATPTPAPSMTSPTPINRQSLFAPPQTPAAPPAPSTAPASADVTGTIPTPQVNAAANTTVTATVAIPAGETLPDAIGGQALRKAALKGDAAAAYEVGNRYADGKGITANFEEAAKWYGRAAQAGIVPAMFRMGTLNEKGLGVKKDLDTARRFYIQAADRGNAKAMHNLAVLDADGGAKGANYKSAAEWFRKAAERGVADSQFNLGILYARGIGVEQNLAESFKWFSLAAAQGDADSARKRDDVAKRLDPQSLSAARLAIQTFTVEPQPDSAVKVAAPAGGWDAQATATAKPATSKRAAR